ACTGAGACACAACAAGAACGGGATTTTTAAAAGGAGAGGTAGAAGATGGATTTGAACCGCTTTATCCAAATCAGAAGAGAGTTGCATCAAATTCCAGAAGTTGGCTTTGAAGAAGTAAAAACACAGCGTTATTTGTTAGATTACATCGATACACTAACATGTGAATTTTTAGAAGTAGAGACTTGGAAAACGGGAATTTTAGTAAAGTTAACCGGATTTGCGCCTCAAAAAACAATTGGCTACCGAACCGATATGGATGCGTTACAGGTGACTGAAGAAACGGGACTTCCTTTTGCTTCAAACCATCCTGGGAAAATGCATGCTTGTGGACATGACCTGCATATGAGTATTGCTCTTGGTCTACTAACTTATTTTGCAGAACATCAGCCGAAAAACCATCTTGTTTTTGTTTTTCAGCCAGCAGAGGAAGGGCCAGGTGGGGCAAAGCCGATTTTGGTAAGCGATGAGTTTAATAGCTGGAAGCCTGATGTTATTTATGCTTTACATATTGCGCCAGAATATCCAGTTGGTAAGATCGCAATTAAAGAAGGGCTGTTGTTCGCTAATACAGCTGAACTTTTCATTGAATTTACTGGAAAAGGAGGGCATGCTGCTTTTCCACATTTAGCGAATGATATGGTTGTACATGCGAGTAGTTTTGTCGGCCAAATGCAGACAATTATTAGCCGTAGCATCGATCCGATGGACAGTGCGGTGATTACAATTGGCAAAATTACAGGCGGAGAAGTCCAAAACGTGATTGCTGAGAAAGCTTATCTTGATGGAACCATTCGTACAGCTAAAAAA
This DNA window, taken from Listeria sp. PSOL-1, encodes the following:
- a CDS encoding N-acetyldiaminopimelate deacetylase; the encoded protein is MDLNRFIQIRRELHQIPEVGFEEVKTQRYLLDYIDTLTCEFLEVETWKTGILVKLTGFAPQKTIGYRTDMDALQVTEETGLPFASNHPGKMHACGHDLHMSIALGLLTYFAEHQPKNHLVFVFQPAEEGPGGAKPILVSDEFNSWKPDVIYALHIAPEYPVGKIAIKEGLLFANTAELFIEFTGKGGHAAFPHLANDMVVHASSFVGQMQTIISRSIDPMDSAVITIGKITGGEVQNVIAEKAYLDGTIRTAKKETMQLIWKKLRQLARGYEEAFECQIRFISGSDYCQVYNDQEETKRFVQFLEAEFPGSYLQAKAAMTGEDFGYFLEEIPGFMFWLGVNSEYGLHHAKLNPQEEAIPFAIDVLSKFLAK